A DNA window from Paenibacillus sp. HWE-109 contains the following coding sequences:
- a CDS encoding LysR family transcriptional regulator: MSIAKYEVFMKVVEVGSLTKAAELLGFTQSGVSHTISSLESELGFTLLLRGRSGIKLTANGELLLKPLREILNWNEQLKQVAASIHGLETGTIRIGTFTSVSVHWLPGMIKQYQNDYPNIAFKLMEGDYEEIENWITAGEVDCGFITIPARGSFDVVPLKKDRMLAILPMTHPLSQLPFFPLSQIDKEPFIIQREGSDYDVRRILDQSLIKPNIKFSSGDDYAIIAMVENGLGISILPELVLQGRDHNVHSLELEDHRYRFLGIAVHSMKDASPATKRFINYVQQWLK; this comes from the coding sequence TTGAGTATAGCCAAATACGAAGTTTTCATGAAAGTTGTCGAGGTGGGGAGTCTGACCAAGGCTGCCGAATTGCTAGGCTTCACCCAATCGGGCGTAAGCCACACCATTAGCAGTCTGGAATCGGAGCTTGGATTCACGCTTCTGCTCCGTGGTCGTTCCGGCATCAAATTAACGGCGAACGGCGAGCTGCTGCTCAAACCGCTCCGAGAAATCCTCAATTGGAACGAGCAATTGAAGCAGGTTGCTGCCTCGATTCATGGCTTGGAAACGGGAACGATCCGTATCGGCACCTTTACCAGTGTGTCTGTTCACTGGCTTCCAGGGATGATAAAGCAATATCAGAATGACTATCCGAATATTGCCTTTAAACTGATGGAAGGCGACTATGAAGAGATCGAGAACTGGATCACAGCAGGCGAAGTCGACTGCGGGTTTATTACAATTCCCGCACGGGGAAGCTTTGATGTTGTTCCACTGAAAAAGGACCGGATGCTGGCCATTTTGCCTATGACGCATCCCCTGAGTCAGCTCCCCTTCTTCCCTTTATCGCAAATTGACAAAGAGCCCTTCATCATTCAGCGAGAAGGATCGGATTACGATGTCAGACGCATCTTGGATCAATCGTTGATCAAACCTAACATTAAGTTCTCGTCTGGGGATGATTATGCCATCATCGCGATGGTGGAGAACGGGCTGGGCATCTCCATACTACCTGAACTTGTGCTTCAGGGAAGGGATCACAACGTTCACTCGCTGGAGTTAGAGGATCATCGTTACCGCTTCCTGGGTATTGCCGTTCATTCCATGAAGGATGCGTCACCAGCTACCAAGCGGTTTATCAATTATGTGCAGCAATGGTTGAAGTGA
- a CDS encoding alpha/beta hydrolase: MNTYPEDFKTYTARDGAQLPYRFFEGPPDVVLIFLHGITEPSLYLRELGQYVSQLGLATVYLPDLRGYGNHPIRRGDIDYIGQLDDDMEDLFCFVQNQHPGARIIVGGHSAGGATALRQTIRPIHKDIFAYLLISPALSPNAPLDRKGGSGNESRVSIPRYLLLMLLNLLGIRRYNHAIIYRRLTPIEKLHGTESCNLSYRLTLSRMVGNNYEHYLSQLTQPTFVMIGADDEVFDANAYKPLYERFCKAEVHIIADHNHDSIVKTEHALSIMGNWLRSMHGGGQAK; encoded by the coding sequence ATGAATACTTACCCTGAAGACTTTAAAACTTACACCGCTCGTGATGGCGCTCAACTTCCATACCGTTTTTTTGAGGGTCCACCCGATGTTGTGCTTATTTTTCTACACGGCATTACGGAACCTAGCCTGTATTTGAGGGAACTCGGCCAATATGTATCCCAACTCGGGCTCGCCACCGTGTACCTTCCGGATCTGCGCGGGTATGGAAATCATCCCATCCGACGCGGCGACATTGACTACATCGGGCAACTTGATGATGATATGGAGGACCTGTTCTGTTTTGTTCAGAATCAGCATCCCGGTGCGAGGATCATTGTAGGAGGTCATTCTGCGGGAGGTGCAACCGCGCTCAGACAAACAATACGACCGATTCATAAGGACATATTTGCCTATTTACTCATTTCACCAGCACTTAGCCCCAATGCGCCCCTTGATCGAAAAGGGGGTTCAGGTAACGAATCCAGGGTGAGCATCCCACGATATCTGTTGTTAATGCTGCTCAATCTACTTGGCATTCGCCGCTATAACCACGCGATTATATACCGCAGACTCACACCGATTGAAAAGCTGCATGGGACTGAATCCTGCAATCTTAGCTATCGGCTCACCTTGTCGCGCATGGTGGGGAATAATTACGAACATTATTTGTCGCAGTTGACCCAACCGACTTTCGTCATGATTGGGGCTGATGACGAGGTATTCGACGCTAATGCATATAAACCACTTTATGAAAGATTTTGCAAAGCTGAGGTCCACATCATCGCTGATCACAATCACGACTCGATTGTAAAAACGGAACATGCACTTTCAATCATGGGGAACTGGCTCAGGTCGATGCATGGAGGCGGACAAGCAAAATGA
- a CDS encoding Ger(x)C family spore germination protein → MIRKSRCFLVLTVCIALTTGCWDRLELNDVAFVVGTGIDLTKDGNILITAQFKLPRRSAAGEMGQHYFTATASGKDVLDVMRNMQAQVSRRILRGQRQILFIGEDLAKKGVTQILDGLTRDPGSKLRIDIMIVKGTAEELLKQKYPLEPLPVIAALKEHLAVGLEGETAFRDFLISASTDGSSPTLEAIETIKAHSLNYIETNGVKSGFRIAGSAIFNKELKLVGFLNPDESGILNWIKQNMKRQIITIDKSEFGSFSYSGTHMKSQIQPERIGDRIRIHLTLEGKGTIMETTSPLDLLQTKNLNLLEDALNKETEKQVLNIVNKVQTRYKTDIFGFGEAVHKKYPQAWRDLKSDWERDFATAEVDVKVKLNVEQVGTTGPSLYLKKREIEK, encoded by the coding sequence ATGATCAGAAAAAGTAGATGTTTCTTAGTCCTTACTGTTTGTATAGCTCTGACTACAGGGTGCTGGGACCGCTTGGAATTAAATGATGTTGCTTTTGTAGTAGGCACAGGCATTGACCTAACAAAGGACGGGAATATCCTAATAACGGCGCAATTTAAATTACCGAGAAGAAGTGCCGCAGGGGAAATGGGTCAGCATTATTTTACGGCAACGGCTAGCGGTAAGGATGTACTCGATGTCATGCGTAACATGCAGGCTCAGGTATCCAGACGAATACTTCGAGGTCAAAGACAAATTTTATTTATTGGCGAAGATTTGGCGAAAAAGGGTGTAACTCAGATTTTGGATGGTCTCACACGGGATCCAGGGTCCAAACTGAGGATCGATATTATGATAGTTAAAGGGACTGCGGAAGAATTGCTCAAACAAAAATATCCGTTGGAGCCCCTTCCCGTTATTGCTGCTCTAAAAGAACATTTGGCTGTCGGATTGGAAGGAGAAACGGCATTTCGGGATTTTCTAATTTCCGCCTCTACGGATGGAAGCAGTCCTACATTAGAGGCTATAGAAACAATTAAAGCTCATTCCCTCAATTACATTGAGACGAATGGTGTGAAATCGGGATTTCGAATAGCCGGTTCTGCCATCTTTAACAAAGAATTAAAACTGGTCGGATTTTTAAATCCGGATGAGAGCGGGATACTGAACTGGATTAAGCAAAATATGAAAAGACAAATCATTACGATTGACAAGTCTGAATTTGGAAGTTTTAGTTATTCGGGTACCCATATGAAATCTCAAATTCAACCTGAACGGATAGGTGATCGAATAAGAATTCATTTAACCTTAGAAGGAAAAGGCACGATTATGGAAACGACTTCACCACTTGACCTCTTGCAAACTAAAAATCTGAACTTGCTCGAAGATGCGCTCAACAAGGAGACTGAAAAACAAGTGCTGAATATTGTTAATAAAGTACAGACGCGATACAAGACGGATATTTTTGGTTTCGGTGAAGCGGTTCATAAGAAATACCCGCAAGCTTGGCGAGACTTAAAAAGTGACTGGGAGCGCGATTTTGCTACTGCGGAGGTTGACGTTAAGGTGAAGCTGAACGTGGAACAAGTAGGGACAACGGGCCCCTCTTTATATTTGAAAAAAAGAGAGATTGAAAAATGA
- a CDS encoding DMT family transporter, with protein sequence MKRQKAEWLMIAVTLCWGSSYLFMQYGLNAIDEFNLIALRFGFAFLVTASLFFKHIRKTNLPTIKYGAYLGFLLFCIFTCITFGLKTTTTSNAGFLVSLTVIFVPFIYVLVFKRKPHPSLIVGVSLAFIGMGLLTLNSQLHIYPGDLLCILSALFYAVYIILTGTAAKKVDSLNLGIWQLGFAGALGLFFSFIFETPSLPATLNGWISILVLSFVCSAFGFVVQPLAQKYTTPTRTGLIFALEPVFAALFGFLFAHEILPLRGYIGAAIVLIGVVVSDWQGKRKNREHTLGNPS encoded by the coding sequence GTGAAACGTCAAAAAGCAGAGTGGTTGATGATCGCAGTGACCTTATGTTGGGGATCTTCGTACCTCTTCATGCAGTATGGATTGAATGCCATCGATGAGTTTAATTTAATCGCTTTGCGTTTCGGGTTTGCTTTCCTTGTCACAGCAAGCCTTTTTTTTAAACATATACGGAAAACGAACTTACCCACTATTAAATATGGAGCTTATCTCGGGTTCTTATTGTTTTGTATCTTTACATGCATTACCTTTGGCCTGAAAACGACAACGACATCCAATGCCGGCTTTTTGGTTAGCCTCACAGTCATTTTTGTGCCCTTTATTTATGTTCTTGTATTTAAGAGAAAGCCGCATCCCAGCCTTATCGTTGGTGTCAGCCTCGCCTTCATCGGAATGGGGCTCCTTACGCTTAACAGCCAATTACATATCTATCCAGGTGATTTATTATGCATTCTGTCAGCATTATTCTACGCCGTTTATATCATCCTTACTGGAACCGCAGCTAAAAAAGTGGATTCGTTGAATTTGGGTATATGGCAATTAGGTTTTGCTGGCGCCTTAGGATTGTTTTTTTCGTTTATTTTTGAAACGCCTTCGCTACCAGCCACGTTAAACGGATGGATCTCCATCCTGGTGCTTAGCTTCGTATGCAGCGCCTTTGGCTTTGTTGTTCAACCCTTGGCGCAAAAGTATACGACACCTACCCGAACCGGTTTAATCTTCGCGCTTGAACCGGTGTTTGCCGCACTGTTTGGATTCTTGTTCGCACATGAAATATTGCCACTAAGAGGCTACATTGGTGCGGCGATTGTCCTTATTGGCGTCGTCGTATCTGATTGGCAAGGGAAAAGAAAGAACCGCGAGCATACGCTTGGCAATCCTTCATAA
- a CDS encoding spore germination protein has product MRESLSNEIESIMTVIGHNYDVVVREIILGRTGRKAAIIYIATIGDTNSINLNVLQPLMQMEATSEDSLSDRFKERVMQSTITLSEMMETDSRTVCIRNLLSGNTALMLEDISTYIILSTSNLEGRSIAEPTSESVVRGSREGFVEKISTNISLIRQRIKDPSFTMLQYHVGKRSERELVAAFIKDIANDQMVEEVCRRIELIDIDDAAESGFIEQFIEDNTFSPFPQVMNTERPDRVVSALMEGKVAILLDGTPFVLLVPVTFPMMLYSPEDSNERWLFSSLVRIMRYTLAVISLYLPSLYIAFISFHQGLIPTKLAISITSSREGVPFPTFVEAMMMELTIEILREAAIRLPKPIGQAIGMVGGLVIGQSAVQAGIVSPIMVIIVAVTAISSYTVPLYSAGIAIRMLRFFMMLASAMLGLYGIIMVSLLILSHLMKLKSFGTNYAGVYVHYRPTDWRDSIVKFPLKWLKNRQRLLEPKDNERLHIHETQVEGTGNEGSAE; this is encoded by the coding sequence GTGAGGGAATCCCTTTCGAATGAAATTGAATCGATTATGACGGTCATCGGACACAATTACGATGTTGTGGTGCGAGAAATAATACTCGGTCGTACAGGACGCAAAGCAGCAATCATATACATCGCGACAATAGGCGATACCAATAGCATTAACTTAAATGTATTGCAGCCATTGATGCAGATGGAGGCGACAAGCGAAGATTCGCTATCAGACCGATTCAAAGAAAGAGTGATGCAAAGTACGATCACACTTTCAGAAATGATGGAAACCGATTCGCGGACGGTATGCATTAGAAATCTTTTATCAGGAAATACAGCGTTAATGCTGGAGGACATCAGCACCTACATCATCCTCAGTACTTCAAATTTAGAAGGAAGAAGTATCGCTGAGCCGACATCAGAATCGGTGGTTCGCGGCTCGCGCGAAGGCTTTGTTGAGAAGATATCGACGAATATTTCACTGATCCGACAGCGGATCAAAGATCCTTCTTTCACGATGCTGCAATATCATGTAGGCAAGCGCTCCGAGCGAGAGCTTGTTGCCGCTTTTATTAAGGATATTGCGAATGATCAAATGGTGGAGGAAGTTTGTCGCAGAATCGAGCTGATTGATATCGATGATGCGGCTGAATCTGGATTTATTGAACAATTCATTGAAGATAATACCTTCTCCCCGTTCCCTCAAGTCATGAATACTGAGCGACCGGATCGAGTTGTCAGTGCGTTGATGGAGGGCAAGGTTGCCATCCTCTTGGACGGAACGCCTTTTGTTCTTCTTGTTCCAGTGACATTCCCCATGATGCTTTACTCACCGGAAGATAGTAATGAACGCTGGTTGTTTTCAAGTTTAGTCCGAATTATGCGATACACACTCGCTGTTATTTCCCTTTACTTGCCTTCGCTCTATATTGCTTTTATCTCTTTTCATCAAGGGCTAATTCCCACGAAATTGGCAATATCTATCACGTCTAGTAGAGAAGGGGTGCCATTTCCCACTTTTGTAGAAGCGATGATGATGGAACTGACGATTGAAATACTTCGCGAAGCCGCTATTCGTCTACCCAAGCCGATTGGGCAAGCGATCGGCATGGTCGGGGGCCTTGTGATCGGGCAATCAGCTGTACAGGCGGGGATTGTTAGTCCCATAATGGTCATTATTGTTGCTGTGACGGCGATTTCATCCTATACAGTACCTCTTTATTCCGCAGGAATTGCCATTCGCATGTTAAGGTTCTTCATGATGCTAGCCTCCGCAATGTTGGGCCTATATGGGATTATTATGGTTTCCCTGTTGATTCTCTCCCATTTGATGAAATTAAAGAGCTTCGGGACCAACTATGCAGGTGTTTATGTGCATTATCGCCCAACAGATTGGAGAGATTCAATTGTGAAATTTCCGCTGAAATGGCTAAAAAACCGACAGAGATTGTTAGAGCCAAAAGATAATGAACGATTGCATATTCACGAAACGCAAGTGGAGGGGACTGGGAATGAAGGTAGCGCGGAGTGA
- a CDS encoding GerAB/ArcD/ProY family transporter translates to MKKVNLTGIQIFWIIVSFQCGNTLLLTLSPNINEAQQDAWIASIIAGALGLFIAYVSTKLSLLFPGRTIVQYSQDILGKWLGKLIMIPYFIQWYSVLGVILKEFSDFTILTLLPRTPIWILTITMVLLLMYMTYMGGIEGIGRCSELLGPFIVLMIILILPLNIQVMDWTRILPIYTDTGIAHIFKGALTPLSFFGEVCMLTMFISFMKKPTEGPLRAILGLSVACFLLTVSSLFVIMVFGPGLSAKMAHPFFDMVRFISFGGFIENIDVVIVLIWVISVFIKMSLYFFISCYGTAQWLHIKNWRMLIWFIAPIILIQAWLYPDITLSDIGYVTKYWIPIVLPVNMFGIPLLLWFVASIRKKYANAH, encoded by the coding sequence ATGAAAAAAGTGAACTTGACAGGAATACAAATTTTCTGGATCATTGTTTCATTTCAATGCGGAAATACGCTCCTCCTTACACTATCCCCCAATATTAATGAGGCGCAGCAGGACGCATGGATTGCAAGCATTATTGCGGGGGCCTTGGGTTTATTTATTGCCTATGTATCGACGAAGTTAAGTCTTCTATTTCCCGGTCGAACGATTGTTCAATACAGTCAAGACATTTTAGGCAAATGGTTGGGAAAGCTTATTATGATCCCCTATTTCATCCAGTGGTATTCGGTGCTTGGCGTGATTCTCAAGGAGTTCAGTGATTTCACGATTTTAACACTTCTCCCCAGGACGCCGATATGGATACTCACAATTACAATGGTCCTATTGCTCATGTATATGACCTATATGGGGGGGATCGAAGGCATTGGGAGATGCAGCGAGCTGTTGGGTCCCTTTATTGTGTTAATGATTATTCTTATTTTGCCATTAAATATACAAGTCATGGACTGGACTCGCATATTGCCGATTTATACGGATACTGGAATCGCTCATATTTTCAAAGGGGCTTTGACTCCTTTATCGTTTTTCGGTGAGGTTTGCATGTTAACTATGTTTATTTCTTTCATGAAAAAGCCCACAGAAGGACCCCTTCGAGCCATTCTAGGACTTAGTGTAGCTTGCTTCCTACTAACGGTCTCTAGTCTTTTTGTCATTATGGTATTTGGTCCGGGGTTATCCGCAAAAATGGCACATCCATTTTTTGATATGGTTAGATTTATCTCCTTTGGCGGTTTTATCGAAAATATCGATGTGGTAATCGTGTTAATCTGGGTCATAAGTGTATTCATAAAAATGTCTCTCTATTTTTTTATAAGCTGCTATGGGACTGCGCAATGGTTGCATATCAAAAATTGGAGAATGCTGATTTGGTTTATCGCACCGATCATTCTCATTCAGGCGTGGTTGTATCCGGATATAACGTTATCCGATATTGGATATGTCACCAAATATTGGATTCCAATTGTATTGCCAGTTAACATGTTCGGAATTCCGTTGTTGCTGTGGTTTGTGGCAAGTATTCGCAAGAAATATGCAAACGCTCATTAA
- a CDS encoding spore germination protein has translation MSPVHLGIDIHKKEQELKEIFTNCSDVTFRHVQIDGESVITMVYIDGLVNIDILNSALLKLSFEGVPEGLGDVGTSGEALMQQIVAIAETKVATSLQAVVDGVLNGNVAILILGESDALLAKLQGFDTRAIQEPNIEYSIRGPKESFTESLKTNTSFLRRKIRSSKLKLQSLTVGELTRTDVLIAYIEGIAQDSIVGEVINRLEGICTDAILDTSYIEEFIEDSPFSPFPLIQNTERPDIVAASLLEGKVAIIEDGTPSVLILPMTLWSGLQTPDDYYERYMYMSFVRLLRLFMVLLALFLPAFYVAVSTFHPQLIPANLLYSIISAREGIPFSAVGEALIMEFMFEVLREASNRLPKQIGSAVSIVGALVIGQSAVQAGIVSAPMVIIVATTGIASFTIPRYSMGFAFRLLRFPILILGSIFGLYGIVLAALVMIIHMVTLHSFGVPYLAPVSPQVFYSLKDTLIRAPRWMLRKRKPFISGRDNTRLPAGGKAGKRSDSKNDQKK, from the coding sequence GTGAGTCCTGTTCACTTGGGGATCGATATTCATAAGAAGGAGCAAGAGTTAAAAGAAATTTTCACGAATTGTTCAGATGTCACATTCCGTCATGTTCAAATAGATGGTGAGTCCGTCATTACGATGGTTTACATTGACGGGCTTGTAAATATCGACATCCTAAATAGCGCTTTGCTAAAACTCAGTTTTGAAGGCGTTCCAGAGGGTTTGGGCGATGTTGGAACTAGCGGTGAAGCACTTATGCAGCAGATTGTGGCTATTGCTGAGACGAAGGTTGCAACCAGTTTGCAAGCCGTTGTTGATGGGGTTTTGAATGGGAACGTCGCCATTCTGATCCTTGGCGAGTCGGACGCTCTTCTTGCTAAGTTACAGGGTTTCGATACACGGGCAATTCAAGAACCGAATATCGAGTATTCGATTCGCGGACCTAAAGAAAGCTTTACGGAATCCTTGAAGACCAATACAAGCTTTTTGCGGAGAAAAATCCGGAGCTCAAAGCTTAAATTACAATCGCTTACGGTGGGAGAGCTTACAAGAACAGACGTATTAATTGCCTATATCGAAGGGATTGCCCAAGATTCAATTGTGGGCGAAGTTATCAATCGGCTTGAAGGGATTTGTACAGATGCCATATTGGACACGAGCTACATAGAAGAATTTATTGAGGATTCACCATTTTCTCCGTTTCCGCTCATCCAGAATACGGAACGTCCCGACATTGTGGCGGCAAGCCTGTTGGAAGGTAAAGTAGCGATTATTGAGGATGGAACTCCATCCGTGTTAATTTTGCCAATGACGCTTTGGTCAGGATTACAGACTCCGGATGACTACTATGAAAGATATATGTATATGAGCTTCGTTCGTTTGCTTCGTTTGTTCATGGTTCTATTAGCGTTGTTCCTTCCTGCATTTTACGTTGCAGTTTCCACCTTCCATCCTCAATTAATCCCAGCTAATTTATTATACAGCATTATTAGCGCCAGAGAGGGAATTCCTTTTTCTGCCGTAGGTGAAGCTCTGATCATGGAATTTATGTTTGAGGTATTGCGTGAAGCAAGTAACAGACTCCCCAAGCAGATCGGTTCAGCAGTTAGTATTGTAGGTGCGTTAGTCATTGGGCAATCCGCCGTCCAAGCCGGTATCGTATCTGCTCCGATGGTTATCATTGTCGCAACAACAGGCATCGCGTCTTTTACCATTCCTCGATACAGCATGGGATTTGCTTTTAGGCTGCTCCGTTTCCCGATATTGATCTTGGGAAGCATCTTCGGCCTGTATGGCATCGTCCTGGCAGCACTCGTGATGATCATTCATATGGTTACCCTTCATTCCTTTGGGGTGCCCTACCTTGCTCCTGTTTCACCGCAAGTGTTCTACAGTTTAAAAGATACGCTGATTCGCGCACCCCGATGGATGTTGAGAAAGAGAAAGCCATTCATTTCAGGCAGGGATAACACCCGATTACCTGCAGGGGGAAAAGCGGGGAAACGGAGCGATTCAAAAAATGATCAGAAAAAGTAG
- a CDS encoding DUF1349 domain-containing protein encodes MKIKRMDWESGTWLNSPLSAQKEGDFLKVSPEKGKDFWKKTLYGFEYEDGAALLADWNNNTAVEVSFQLGSFTELYDQAGILLYHGPGQWIKTGIEINDGIPQLSVVVTDGYSDWSLAAVPDWVGEEVTLRASTLKDAVIIRARTEHHAWRTVRVARFPYEAGNQAGPYTCSPTRAGFEVTFTRWGFTEPDQDLHIDPPVE; translated from the coding sequence ATGAAGATAAAGAGAATGGACTGGGAGTCAGGAACATGGCTTAATTCGCCTCTGTCTGCCCAGAAAGAAGGGGATTTCCTTAAGGTTTCACCTGAAAAAGGAAAAGACTTCTGGAAAAAGACGTTATATGGTTTTGAGTATGAGGATGGGGCCGCTTTATTGGCGGATTGGAATAACAATACCGCGGTGGAGGTATCATTTCAACTCGGATCTTTTACGGAGCTCTATGATCAGGCAGGTATTCTGTTGTATCATGGCCCAGGGCAATGGATTAAAACGGGAATTGAAATCAATGACGGCATTCCGCAACTTTCCGTAGTCGTAACCGATGGCTATTCCGACTGGTCACTCGCGGCAGTACCGGATTGGGTAGGCGAAGAAGTCACACTGCGCGCTTCTACTCTAAAGGATGCTGTGATTATCAGGGCGCGGACAGAACATCATGCATGGCGTACGGTTCGTGTAGCGCGTTTTCCCTACGAAGCCGGGAATCAGGCAGGTCCTTATACCTGTTCGCCAACCCGTGCGGGATTCGAGGTCACCTTCACTCGCTGGGGTTTCACAGAACCGGACCAAGATCTTCATATCGATCCTCCCGTCGAATAG
- a CDS encoding alpha/beta hydrolase, whose protein sequence is MESKSSILRVENFHSTHLGNKRDIFVYLPPSYRYEQKKKYPVLYMHDGQNIFHAAFNGYSWHVNKTVDRLIQNHTLEEIIVVGIPNMGAERADEFTHELEGVLYHSDKIQIKPKGHLYEAFMIEELKPYVDSVFRTLTGPDHTALMGSSRGGQVTYHIGFRRPDIFGKLAIVSPYFYCVDPLTLEEAPVYHTFGKKQSTSHIWMDLGGSEGTLVMEKHVREVAEKLLDLGYEADKEFIYFNAPGAVHSEKDWAKRVGSPLLHFFGTKGKECSLSLHGSEEVGLTGPECRLNPILAFDTGFQMSLLRTTYEVEDRGILNVLDDGTVVPLEEGETTVTVKYQDLEAAKSIRVVNAQKECVTLEMVVHVPVDTPEDIKVYAWFPFVYDPDSHTYAKQLQVPLQAEFVYQISREDGSFEVDHTGKPVQHQYKALSDSKVEIKVEYWS, encoded by the coding sequence ATGGAAAGCAAATCTAGTATATTGCGGGTTGAAAATTTTCACTCCACACATTTGGGCAACAAGAGAGATATCTTCGTATATCTTCCTCCCAGCTATCGTTATGAACAGAAAAAGAAATATCCCGTGCTGTATATGCATGATGGGCAAAATATTTTCCATGCTGCCTTTAACGGCTACTCTTGGCATGTAAACAAAACTGTGGATAGATTGATTCAAAACCATACGCTGGAAGAGATTATTGTTGTGGGCATTCCTAACATGGGAGCAGAGAGGGCCGATGAATTTACCCATGAGCTGGAAGGTGTTCTTTATCACTCTGATAAAATTCAAATTAAGCCCAAAGGCCATTTATATGAAGCGTTTATGATTGAAGAGTTAAAACCCTACGTCGATTCTGTGTTTCGAACCCTAACAGGTCCTGATCATACGGCTTTGATGGGATCATCCAGAGGGGGGCAAGTCACCTATCATATCGGCTTTCGCCGACCGGACATTTTTGGGAAGCTTGCCATCGTTTCACCTTACTTCTACTGTGTTGATCCACTGACATTGGAAGAGGCGCCGGTGTATCATACATTTGGCAAGAAGCAATCGACCTCTCACATATGGATGGATTTGGGGGGCAGTGAAGGCACCTTGGTGATGGAAAAGCATGTCCGCGAAGTTGCGGAGAAGCTGTTGGATTTGGGATATGAAGCCGATAAGGAATTCATCTATTTCAATGCTCCAGGAGCGGTTCATTCGGAGAAAGACTGGGCAAAACGAGTAGGTTCGCCACTTCTTCATTTCTTTGGGACTAAGGGCAAGGAATGTTCTCTGTCTTTGCACGGCAGCGAAGAAGTTGGTCTTACAGGCCCAGAGTGCCGGCTAAATCCGATTCTTGCGTTTGATACCGGCTTCCAGATGTCCTTGCTAAGGACGACGTATGAAGTAGAAGATCGAGGGATACTGAATGTTCTGGATGATGGAACCGTGGTGCCGCTGGAAGAAGGGGAAACAACGGTAACGGTCAAATATCAAGACTTGGAAGCTGCAAAATCCATTCGTGTGGTCAATGCTCAAAAAGAATGTGTGACGTTGGAAATGGTCGTTCATGTCCCCGTGGATACACCTGAAGATATTAAGGTATATGCGTGGTTTCCCTTCGTGTATGATCCAGATAGCCACACGTATGCCAAGCAGCTTCAAGTACCGCTTCAGGCAGAATTTGTTTATCAAATCAGCAGAGAAGATGGCTCCTTCGAGGTTGATCATACAGGGAAGCCTGTCCAGCACCAATATAAAGCCTTATCGGATTCGAAAGTAGAAATTAAAGTCGAATATTGGTCTTAG